AATCCAAAATTTTTATGTGCTTTTTGTTTATATGACGATCTTTACGGCCATTGGTGCTCCTGGGATGCCGCAGTTATTTGCCAGTGCACGTGAAGCAGTAAATCGCAGTAAATCTGCGGATCACGCCTTTGCGAATTCAACGCTTCGGTCTATGTTTTCTCTTGGCTTTATTACCGGGCCGCTTTTTGGTTCCTTTTTGATTGCACATACGGGCTTTAAGGGTATCTTTATGGGAACGACCTCTATTTTTGTTCTCATTGCTGTGCTTCTATTCTTTTTTATCAAGCAGCCTCCCGCTCAACTTAAACATAACAATCAACTTTCACTTCATCACATTACATTACATAAAAATATTGAGATTCTGATTCCCTTTTCCGTTCTTACTCTGCTCTATACGTCTCACTGGATGAATAATTTGAATATTTCCTTGTTCATCATTCACAATTTACAAGGCGACACGAGTGACGTTGCTCTAGTATCCAGTATTTGCGCAATTGTAGAAATACCCTTGATGCTCATGCTAGGCGTACTAGCAGCTAAATACTCCAACCGTTTGCTTATATTTTTAGGAGCATTAACAGGAGTTGTCTATTATCTCCTTGTCCTTATGTCTACGGAGATGTGGCAGCTATTCGTGGGGCAGCTTCTTCTAGCCTTCTTTGTTGCAGTGATTTCTGCCATTGGCATTAGTTACATGCAGGATTTGTTGCCCTCTCTTCCAGGGTACGCATCGACGCTATATTCCAATGCGACAACCATCGGAAGACTGGTGGGGAGCTTGATGGGCGGATTAACCGCTCAATGGATTGGTTACCGAAATACCTATTGGGTCTGTTTGGCCCTAATCATCTGCTCCCTTGGTCTTCTGGCGATTTCAAAGAAACTAGAGTTTGAAAAATCTGCTACTTTAAAAGAAAGGAATCACAGTATATAGACTGCCGCTTATTTTTCTATGGTGGAGAAATGGCTCATGATTGTATCTGCCGCATGACTGTACCCACTAGCCTGGCGTAATGATTCGCCAATCACATGAGCCTGTTCTTTATAGGTTGGATGACTCAATACCTCTAATAAGGCAGCTCTCAAACTAGCGGGTGTAAGCTCATTTTTATCCACAACAACACCCGCTCCCAGTTCCTGCACCCGACTAGCTACGATGGGCTGATCCGATGTTAAAGGAATCATGACCTGCGGCACATTGTAATACAGTGCTTCACATGTACTGTTCATCCCCGCATGTGTAACAAAAGCGTCCACATGCTGGAGCATTTCCAATTGCGGAATATAAGGCTTGATTATAAAATTGTCAGGTATACACGAGGCCAATGGCTCCATGTCTGTATAATTGCCTGAAGACAGCACAAACTGCACAGGCAAATCGCGAAATGCTGCAAAACAAAGCTTATAAAATTCCAAGTCTTTATTCAAAATAGTACCCATTGAAATGTACACCGCCTGTGGATGCAGAACACGAAGTTGTTCGAACGGGAAGGAAGGAGCATCTTTACGCGGTACAATAGAAGGACCTGTAAAAATAAAACTGTGATCCAGTTTTTCGGCTTGCGGTTGAAAATAGCGGCTTGTATAAACGATTCTTAAGTGTCCGCCATGAGGAGCAATCTCTTCTATAGCCGGAGCGTCAACCTGAAGCTCATTAGCTAGTTGATGCGTTATTTGCATCGTAGCCGTGTATAACTTTTTTACCTCCGGATCATTGTCATTCATGCCTTGCCCCGATCCCAATGGCTCTACGAAAGCAAAAGAAGCGATAGAGCATACAGCAGGAATTCCTAGCTTCTCAGCAATAATCGTGCCTCCCCAACCCATCAAAGAATCATAGATTAAATAATCATAGGTTCTGTTTTCAATAACTCTCAAAACCTCTGGAATAATCGGAAGAATCATACCTTTTACCATCATGTATACAAATTGATAATGATGTTTGTATTCTGCTGGCTTTAAATCAGAGTCTTTGGAAAAAGCATCATCCACAAAAGGGTAGGTGATCATCTGCGCTCCTGTCTGTTGAATTCTCGTACGATATTCTTCCGTACACACATAGTCAACATCCTCCCCACTGTCTACCAACCTTTTCACTAATCCTAGTGTCGGATTAACATGGCCTTCAGCAGGCGTGATCACTACTAACACACGTGCCATACGTTACACCTCCAAAATCAAAAATAAATTACAATTTGAAATAAATACACTTTAAACATAGCAAACATTTACCATATAAACAAGTATTTTCAATACCTAAAAATTAAATATGTATCCTCCACTCAAACGATAGAAATAAGCGAGGCTGAACGCTAGAAGCGCTTGCCCCGCTTAACCACTGAACATCAAATTTAAAGACGCCAATCCCAATGATCTGGTCCACTCAGAACAGCTTCAACGGTGTACTGGCTTGCTTCATCGGCAGTAAGCTGTTTGGCCCAAGGTACACGTTCGCTACTTCCTGCACCTGGTCCAAAGTTATCAAACTCTCCAAATCTTGCGGTCTGCTCATTGGATTCCTTGCCCCAATTATTCCAGCCGCCCGGCTTGATATGGTCATCCATATAGGTCTTCAAAAAAGTAACATGAGCGTGAGGGCGCCATGGCCGTCCGAGATCCACCTTGCCTGTTAAGCCATTTTCTGTTGTCAGACGACATTGAATAAATACAAAGCCCGGCTTGTTCTCTTCTGTTGAAGCTGCTGTCACATATCCGGCACGCAGGCTGTGTATGATCGAATTATCAAACACAGCGGGTGCATTGCCAAATATAAAATCTACACTGCCACTGATGTAGCTGTCCTTGAAATACTGTCTGCCACGGTTCACAAGCAACGTATCCTGTAGGCCGGTAATTTTGACATTGTGATACTTACCACGATCGCCTTCAGCATATAACGCTACAGCCTGCACCTGTCCGGTTCCTTCTGTATTGGCAACCGTGACATTCTCCAACACAAAATCAGGACTTTGCACACGCATGGTATAGCTGTTGCTTGTTCCTAATTCTTTTCCATCCACCACGGTTTTGGCCGTATCATCAAAAGCAATGATCGTTTTATCCCGATCTTCTCCGATAATACTCAGGTTTTTCTTAGAGGAATTCACCTTTATTTTCTCACGATACGTACCGTTTTTGAGATGGATAACTGTCCTTGTATTGCTGTCGTCAGGGACTGCGTCAATAGCTGCCTGGAGAGATGTAAAGTCAGCAGGACCATAGGTCGCTACCACCACACTAGTAGGACGAGTTCCTCCTGAGTCTGTCAGGTTGCGGATGGTGACATGGCTGAATTCCGACGTATTGTAA
The Paenibacillus peoriae DNA segment above includes these coding regions:
- a CDS encoding sugar efflux transporter; this translates as MLKRIQNLFVIPNYPLFMICMLLQGMAISISAPFLAVYFTSTLGVSVGTFGVFTAVTLICGIWISSLIAKRSDTGLDRKQILVICTLFNAVAFAGYLVIQNFYVLFVYMTIFTAIGAPGMPQLFASAREAVNRSKSADHAFANSTLRSMFSLGFITGPLFGSFLIAHTGFKGIFMGTTSIFVLIAVLLFFFIKQPPAQLKHNNQLSLHHITLHKNIEILIPFSVLTLLYTSHWMNNLNISLFIIHNLQGDTSDVALVSSICAIVEIPLMLMLGVLAAKYSNRLLIFLGALTGVVYYLLVLMSTEMWQLFVGQLLLAFFVAVISAIGISYMQDLLPSLPGYASTLYSNATTIGRLVGSLMGGLTAQWIGYRNTYWVCLALIICSLGLLAISKKLEFEKSATLKERNHSI
- a CDS encoding macrolide family glycosyltransferase; the protein is MARVLVVITPAEGHVNPTLGLVKRLVDSGEDVDYVCTEEYRTRIQQTGAQMITYPFVDDAFSKDSDLKPAEYKHHYQFVYMMVKGMILPIIPEVLRVIENRTYDYLIYDSLMGWGGTIIAEKLGIPAVCSIASFAFVEPLGSGQGMNDNDPEVKKLYTATMQITHQLANELQVDAPAIEEIAPHGGHLRIVYTSRYFQPQAEKLDHSFIFTGPSIVPRKDAPSFPFEQLRVLHPQAVYISMGTILNKDLEFYKLCFAAFRDLPVQFVLSSGNYTDMEPLASCIPDNFIIKPYIPQLEMLQHVDAFVTHAGMNSTCEALYYNVPQVMIPLTSDQPIVASRVQELGAGVVVDKNELTPASLRAALLEVLSHPTYKEQAHVIGESLRQASGYSHAADTIMSHFSTIEK